The Synechococcus sp. MVIR-18-1 region TAAGTGCATTCCTCCAGTCTTCTCCATAACGAGGAAATTTTTGATAAATTGGCATGTCTCCAGTTGATCTTCCTGGTATCAACCTGCCACGCTGCGCTGGCGCCCCGTCATATCCAAAATTCATCATATATTCATCACTCTCTAGTATTTGATCGACAAAGTTTGTAAAACCTCTCTCTGCAATCACAATTGACCAGGCCAATCTTTCGCCCTCGCCACTTACTGAACGACCAAGCACTCGTCCCACAACTTGATCAACCATTCTGTAATTAGAGCTACATTGGTAATATCCTTGTTGGAATCTTTCTGATAAGAGCAGACCTCTTACAAAATCTCGCATTGTTATATATCCACTTCTTAATTGCGACTCGAGATAGATTTCTCTATCGCAACTCATTGCATGGAAGAAAATTTGCTTGTATGTCTGTTCGATCAAGCTGTCCATATCTCTACGTGTTGATATCGAGGAGGCTGATATTTCCCCTGTTGCTTGATATTTTATAGAATCGGTGTTTCCAGCAAGATTGTCGACGCGACTGTTCTGGCTCTTCTGCGAATAGGTGAGAACAGGAATAGTCATACAGTTTCTTGTTTCTGCTAGGTAGAATTGCCCAATCTTAGGGGTCTGCGCCGTTATCTTTGTTTTTTGTTTCCAAAACTTAAGATGCCAAATGTGTCTTTGCGAGGTCATATATTATCACTTTGTACAATAGTAAAAAAAGATAGGCCTCAAGGGCATTAGTGATTCTCCCTTGAAGCCTCTTTTTTTCTTGAATTTTACAGGATTAATATATTCTCTTTGACCGCCTTTTGCTGTCTTTTTGGATTAATTATCGTTTTGTTGTTTGTGGCATATACATTCTTCGGAAGGCTCCTGAGGATGGGTCTCTTACTGCCTTTGAATAACTAAATCCTGAGACATCAAAATTACCTGATGATGTACTTAGTTCTCTTGCTTTGGCTAAAGCCATGACGAGTTGGCTTCTGCCGCCCACGATTTTGTCAGAACTTGCGTTCCCTGTGCTTACTGAGCACATATTGACAAATGTGGAGCAGTAAAATCCTGCTTCTGATTTCCAGGCTCGATCATAAGGAACTGTGTCTGTTCCAAATACTTCAAGATATTCACCGGATGAGGTGAGCTTATTGATAAATACATCATATCCCTGGTCTGCAATTAGCCTAATAGAGCTACCTATTTCACTTTGATTAATTGGTGGCCTGCCTAGTAAATGTTTGAAGTTATGCTCTACTCCTCTGATTGGTGATACTTTATGGTAGTAGTTTTGCTTGTAAAATTCAGACTTGGCGAGTCCTGTTACAAATTCTTTGACTGTAATTCTTCCGTCTCTAAGTGCGGACTCATGTTCCTTGCAACGTTGACTATCCGTTGGTTTTGCATTGCCAAATACCTGCTTATACGCACTGCTAATTGCAGTTTCTAATGCATTGTTTCCCGTGCTTGCATATTCTTCTGCTGTTACTCCGAAGGGACATTCTCCATGATGTCTTGGCCCAATGCCAATCCCCATTGATTTGCATTGATTCTCTTTAAATTTTTCTACTGTTAGCGCAACAGTTTCTTTTGACTTCTTGTTCGTTGCTGTAAAGGACGTTCGAGCATTATTCGTGAAATCACGTGTTGGCTTGATGGCGACCATAGCTCTTCAGAGTTTATCTTGATTTCCGTGACTCTAGTTCTGTTTTCCAGTCTTTCACCAATTTCCCTCTTTCCGCAACAAAAATTTTAGTCTTACCTGCTTCTGCCTAGAACCGTCTTATAGCGAACGAGACTACACTCTCTTATTGATCTTATAATGTATTTTTAATTTTGATTGTTTTCTATTTTGTTTGGCTTTTACAATCTTTATTTCTTGGAGTTCATCTTCTCCGCTAGATGGTTGAAACACCCATCTAGTAGTTTGATATCCTCCTTTTCGTTTCTTTCTGAGTATATTTCCCTGCATTTTAGTTGCAATTCTTTTAGACATAGTGTTAGTGCATCAACTGGTACCTCAAGTATTGAGTACAACTCGTGAACTGCCTTCAACCCCTCTTTGTCTGTAATATCTGTTTCCCCCACGGCTGTTCCGTAGATGCTGATTCTTGCAAAGTGAAAGCAATCTCTCCAGCATGCCTCTGCCCTTTCCTTTGGATAGAGTGAACCACCTTTTTCTGTGATTTCTGGTTGCTTTCTGAGGAGCATCGCTTTTGCTTCATTGATCAATGAAGGCAATTTACGCTGGAGTTCTTCAAGTCTTTTTGCATTACAATGTGAGTTCTCGCAGAGTATATTCAGCTCTTCAAGGCTCAATAATCTTTTTGATGTATTGGCTGAATCTAGTATTATTGCATTACTTTCTGGTAACTTGCTATGTTTCGGGAGTGCAAATACGTTTGCTACTTTTATTAGCTCTTTGATCTTTGGCGATGATCTATTGATTGTTTCCATGGATTTGCTTGGTTGTGTCAATGATTGGTGAAGCTGTTAGCCACCCATGGCGCTCTAAATAAAATGCCCAAGTAATGTCCGTGCCAAGCCCCGGACAGTGCTTGCTGACTCCTTCGGCGATATCTTTAGGTATATCAAGAGATTTTAATACATTTACGATGTCACTTTTCTTTTCGATCATTGTAGATCGAATAGCGGCTCCTACAATCCACGTCAATTTTGTTGATGATAATTCAACTTGGCTACTCTCGCATGCCAAAAGAACATTTCCTGGCTCCGAGATGTTCTTTAGAGTTTCCCCCCATAAGACGATGTCTTCTGTCTTTAAATTCAGCCGAAGGATTCCTTCACCGATGTTGAAGTGAACCTCTCTTTCTTCTGAACTGTTTTTTAGAAGTTTTGAGAGTTCCTGTTCCGCTGTGTTCAGCATTTGTTGGACCTCCTCTTCCTTTGGATGTTGCGTAACCAGTGTTCTATTTTCTTCTCTCTGGTCTGCCTTACCTCGTCTATCCCTGTTTTCATCATTATTCGTTATAAACACCCTGCTTCCCCCTTCGGCCTGTATTTGTTCTCTTTTTGTCTTTTCGCTTTAGTTCCTTCAAGTTTTGTTGTTTTTCCACTTAGGCTTATCTTCTTTGTTGCTTTATACACGGTTTAGCTCGCTTTTGTTTTCTTGTCTTTTTTGAATTTTCTGCCCTTCGCTTATGCTATTGATGCCTTCTTAACCCTATTAAATTTTTAGTTGCTGAGAGCTTGTTGCACTTTTGTTGGATTGCTATGTAAGCTGGGGTTCTTTCTCGAATGTCCTTATGAGTGTTGAGCAAGCAGGTTCTTAGCTGTTAAATTTTGACCGATCAGGCCGTTCGTTTCAATAGGACCTGATCACAGTGGACAAGTTCACCAGGCTCGATACCATCAGCTTGATGAGTGGGGATTTTTCGCCAATGTCCATATCCAGCCAAGACTTGACTCAGCAGTTAAGCGGTCAACTGCACTTGGTCAGTGAGATTGCTGAATCTTTGACGCTTCGATTGCTTGCGCTTGAAGAGCGGTTCAACGAACTCTCGGAGCGTTCGGAGTCTGTTGAGCCTGAACAAGCTGATGATTCCGACAGTTTTTTATTGCTTGCAGATAGTAGTGATCGCCTCGAGCAACTCCGCGGTTTGCTGAATGAGAGAGCTGAAGTAGAGGCGCAGGTAGAGGTCCCCCGGCTTGAAGCAGTCACTGATTCTTATATGGCCCCTGACGACGTTTTGGATGAGTCTGAAAACTTTGAACTGGAGCAGACTGTATACGTTAATGATTCACAGGAGCCACCTACAGACACGGTTGATCAAGGCATAGAGCAGATTGACGATCTGCTTTCAGCTTGATTGGTCTGAGTTATCCAGGTTTAGCAATCGAACCCTAAAGGTGGCGACCTGACGTGCTTGCTCGGGTTCAGTCTGGAGAAAAGGATGATCTTCCATCTGTTTGATTACGATATCGATGCGTTCATCAATAGATAGAGCAGCAAATTCCACTGTTTTTGCTGATTGCTTCCATGTTCGGTCGAACACCATTGCAAATCCGTCAGGATTGTTGAAGGTGCGATCATCATCGATTGGTACGCGTATCATGACAGGTGGAAGTAAATAACAAGATCCAGATTTGAACTGGGAGCATTTCGACAATTTGCCCCTTTATACATTCGAACTGGTTTAGCAGTGTTGCTAAGAAGCGCCTATGAGGGGTTCTTGCTTGTTGCTGTTCTACCTTTCCCAAGCCTATGAGCATGTTGTTTGGTAGTTCCAATGCATCCCTGAGGGGAGTGTTGGATATCAGAATTCTATTCCTCACCCGCTTCAATTGGTTTTTGAGCCTGACTTTGTTGTTGAACGAGCTCAGTGGCGAGACATTGAGAGACTGCTTTTTCCTATTGGTGAAGTCTCAATATCTATTCCTGCAAATCTAACTTATTGTTTTATTGCTAACGCTAATAATTTTTGGCTGAATGTATTGGATGTTGTTTGTGCTTGTCCTCAGCGTTTCATGTACGCATTGGCGTACTGATCAATGATATCTACTTCGTAATGTCGGGAAGATAAGACTTCTGTGATCTTATGTGCCATAGCCCTAGATGTTGCAGAATATTGATGGCCTAGTGGTTTTAGCTTTTTTCCCTGACCTCTCAATGTAGGTATCTTAGTTGCCCGATATTGTTCTTCGGCTAAATCGATCATGTCTCCACTGCTATTCTCAAGCCACCAGTGGTAGTCATCTGTTTCTTCTAGTTTGCGTGAACCTCTGATGCAGTCAAAATCTTTCCAAAAGAAGCGATGCAACGTATGCATGGCAAATCCATGCCACCCTCTTGTTTGACTCACTGCCGAAGGAAGTGTGCTTTTTGTTGATTGTTCTGGATTATCTGTCTTGAATTCTTTACTAAACTCTTTTTCAATCTCAAGAGTGGAATGCAACCACTTTTTCCCTTTCGACCTTTTCTCTTGCAGCATTCCCATCCGATTGATGTAGAGATCTAGGAAGCACTGAGAGATCGTGAGAATATTTCGATCTGTTGATGGGATTGATAGATCTCCATCGCAAAACTGATCGGATGGAAATAGGCCATCAGTGTGCGGCTTTAACACCCTTTTTCCATCAACACAGAGATGACCGGATCGACTAGAAAGAAGAAACCCCATGTGGATTCGTTAAAGCTCTTCTGAATGATCAACCCATTGATCTTACCTCGCGCTTGTGAGGTCTCATCAGTTTTTCAGGGCTTCCACGTGTCTCCTCCTTAGATTTCATTTCACTTGTCCTGGTATAACAGGTTTGGGTTATTTAGGGCCTTGATCTCTTGAAGCAGCGCATTTTAGAGGCTGCTCAGTGCATGGCCAGGAGCTGATTGGAGAGGAAATGCCACGAGTTGGAGCCTTTGTGGTCTTCCTGGTGGTTTAGGGGATTCGGTTCTCCCTCACCCCTTTGATGCATTCCAGCCAAAGACCTGAATCATTTGTCCCCTCAGTTGTGCTGCCGTTTCAAGCGCAGGTGAGAGGCTGCGTTGGCGTTGAGGGCTTTGCTTCATTACATACTCGAGGTCATGTAAGAGCATGGAATTCATGTTCAGGGCAAGAATGCACTGTGCATTCTCACAGTGATTTTGCTTTATGTCGTTGTACATGGAGACAACGTCCTTGATGTAATCAATAAAGATCGTGTTTGACTGTTCGATCGTTAAGACTTCTTCTTTGTTCCATCCAAGGCAAGCCATGAGTTGATGGCATGATTTCTGGGCAGCGATGGTGTGTTCGGTTTCTTTAAAAGATGTTTTGATGAATGCAGTGATATTGGTAACGCAATATTGCATTCCATACACCATGCTGTTGGCTTGCTCTAAGTCGTCTTGGATTCTGTCCCAGACAATACGCGCGATACGGTCGTCAGGATGCATCTCAGCAAGTGATGCCAATTGTAGTGACCTTGTCACAAGTTCTTTATTTAGCTTGCTATTCATTAGTCTCCGTTCATGGCAATAGTTGGTAAAATGGTTTACCACTATAGCCCTTTTTGAGTGGTACCCCTGTTTGTTCTCTTGGCTTTATGGTTGTTCTTCGATCGTCTTGATTCTGAGCTATTCATCCGTGACTTTGGAGATGTATTTGCATTATTTTAACTATAGTTGTTGGTGGTGTTGTTATTGTTTTCTACGTTTTTGACGACTCTTGGGTTTGCTTGCGGAATTATTCAACTCGTTGCTTTTTCTGTAATCTATATGTTTATGCTCGGTTTGTTTTAGTGGGTTCGCTTCTGTAATCGTTTAATTCGCGTTGGTTGCTTTCTATCCTTTCAGCGTTGGTCTCAATGCTGCGCTGAAAGGAATGGATGGTTGATGCATTCGGTTAAAAGGTATGGAG contains the following coding sequences:
- a CDS encoding phycobilisome rod-core linker polypeptide gives rise to the protein MTIPVLTYSQKSQNSRVDNLAGNTDSIKYQATGEISASSISTRRDMDSLIEQTYKQIFFHAMSCDREIYLESQLRSGYITMRDFVRGLLLSERFQQGYYQCSSNYRMVDQVVGRVLGRSVSGEGERLAWSIVIAERGFTNFVDQILESDEYMMNFGYDGAPAQRGRLIPGRSTGDMPIYQKFPRYGEDWRNALIEREFVNKTFTTGGDMNSEMKSIVRKPPTWLIKSWLVLFAIGGFELARVILTIGVSMVRN
- a CDS encoding phycobilisome rod-core linker polypeptide; this encodes MVAIKPTRDFTNNARTSFTATNKKSKETVALTVEKFKENQCKSMGIGIGPRHHGECPFGVTAEEYASTGNNALETAISSAYKQVFGNAKPTDSQRCKEHESALRDGRITVKEFVTGLAKSEFYKQNYYHKVSPIRGVEHNFKHLLGRPPINQSEIGSSIRLIADQGYDVFINKLTSSGEYLEVFGTDTVPYDRAWKSEAGFYCSTFVNMCSVSTGNASSDKIVGGRSQLVMALAKARELSTSSGNFDVSGFSYSKAVRDPSSGAFRRMYMPQTTKR